From Coffea arabica cultivar ET-39 chromosome 9c, Coffea Arabica ET-39 HiFi, whole genome shotgun sequence, one genomic window encodes:
- the LOC113708562 gene encoding calcium permeable stress-gated cation channel 1-like isoform X2, producing the protein MATLGDMGLSAAINILSALVFLVAFAILRLQPFNDRVYFPKWYLKGLRSSPTRSGAFVTRFVNLDWRSYLRFLNWMPDALRMPEPELIDHAGLDSAVYLRIYLLGLKIFVPVTLIAWTILVPVNWTNHTLAKSDVNYSEIDLLSISNIPLGSQRFWAHTVMAYAFTFWACYILQQEYAKVARMRLHFIASEKRRPDQFTVLVKNVPPDPDESISETVEHFFLVNHPDHYLTHQVVCNANKLAKLVKEKKRNQNWLDYYQLKYARNQSQRPMMKTGFLGLCGEKVDAIDHQTAEIERLSKEIPEERERVINDPKSIMPAAFVSFKTSKFIKSFIQGFLPGIALKIFLILLPTILMIMSKFEGFLSISGLERRSASRYYIFNIVNVFLGSIIAGTAFQQLNKFIHQSANEIPKTIGVAIPMKATFFITYIMVDGWAGIAAEILRVRPLIIFHLKNFFMVKTEKDRDEAMDPGSLGFDTGEPQIQFYFLLGLVYAVVTPILLPFILVFFGLAYVVFRHQIINVYNQEYESAAAFWPDVHGRIISAMVISQLLLMGLMSTKHAALSTPFLLALPILTISFHLYCKGRYEPAFRRYPLQEAMMKDTLERAKEPNLNLKAYLQNAYIHPVFKGGDDDDEDEDEIFEKLEATVLVPTKRQSRRNTPVPSKVSGDSSPSLPDLQEKGRP; encoded by the exons ATGGCAACGCTTGGGGACATGGGGCTTTCGGCTGCAATTAATATTCTCAGTGCATTGGTTTTCTTAGTAGCATTTGCCATTTTACGGCTTCAACCATTCAATGATAGAGTGTATTTCCCAAAGTGGTATCTTAAGGGTTTGAGAAGCAGTCCAACACGCTCTGGGGCATTTGTAACGAGATTTGTGAATTTGGATTGGAGATCATATCTAAGGTTTTTGAATTGGATGCCTGATGCACTGAGAATGCCAGAACCTGAGCTTATTGACCATGCGGGATTGGATTCTGCAGTTTATTTGCGGATTTATTTACTGGG GCTCAAAATCTTTGTTCCTGTGACATTGATTGCATGGACAATCCTTGTGCCAGTGAACTGGACAAATCACACATTGGCTAAATCAGATGTAAATTACAGCGAGATTGATCTGCTCTCTATTTCAAATATTCCACTTGGATCACAAAG GTTCTGGGCTCATACGGTAATGGCCTATGCCTTCACTTTTTGGGCATGCTATATTTTACAACAAGAATATGCAAAAGTTGCACGCATGCGTCTGCACTTTATTGCCTCTGAAAAGCGACGGCCTGATCAGTTTACA GTCCTTGTTAAAAATGTACCACCAGACCCAGATGAATCAATTAGTGAAACTGTTGAGCACTTTTTCCTTGTGAACCATCCAGATCACTATCTTACTCATCAG GTTGTATGCAATGCCAACAAACTTGCAAAATtggtgaaggaaaaaaaaagaaaccaaaactGGCTTGACTATTACCAATTGAAATATGCTCGAAATCAATCACAACGGCCCATGATGAAG ACTGGTTTTCTTGGCCTTTGTGGTGAAAAAGTGGATGCAATTGATCATCAGACAGCagaaattgaaagattatcaaaagAA ATTCCTGAAGAACGAGAAAGAGTTATAAATGATCCAAAGTCTATTATGCCTGCAGCATTTGTCTCCTTTAAAACTAG TAAGTTCATCAAGTCATTTATCCAAGGTTTTCTACCTGGAATTGCCCTGAAAATCTTCCTCATACTGCTGCCAACTATCTTGATGATAATGTCCAAATTTGAAGGCTTTCTGAGTATATCAGGATTAGAGAGGAGATCAgcatctagatattatattTTCAACATTGTGAATGTTTTCCTTGGCAGTATAATTGCAGGAACTGCATTTCAACAGCTTAATAAATTTATTCACCAGTCAGCAAATGA AATCCCAAAAACAATTGGTGTGGCTATTCCAATGAAAGCAACTTTTTTCATAACTTATATAATGGTTGATGGATGGGCTGGTATCGCTGCAGAGATCTTAAGGGTGAGGCCTTTGATAATTTTCCACCTGAAGAACTTTTTCATGGTGAAGACTGAGAAAGACCGAGATGAAGCAATGGATCCTGGGAGTCTTGGTTTCGACACTGGGGAACCCCAAATACAGTTTTATTTTCTACTAGGCCTTGTGTATGCTGTCGTGACACCAATTCTACTTCCATTCATACTGGTTTTCTTTGGCCTGGCATATGTTGTGTTTCGTCATCAG ATCATAAACGTGTATAATCAAGAGTATGAAAGTGCTGCAGCTTTTTGGCCAGATGTTCATGGGCGTATCATTTCTGCCATGGTCATCTCGCAGCTACTTCTAATGGGGCTGATGAGTACAAAGCATGCTGCTCTGTCCACACCGTTCCTTCTTGCGCTCCCAATTCTGACCATTTCGTTCCATTTATACTGCAAAGGCCGTTATGAACCAGCTTTCCGCAGATATCCCTTACAG GAAGCAATGATGAAAGATACTCTGGAGCGGGCAAAAGAACCAAACCTGAACTTGAAGGCCTACCTCCAGAATGCTTATATTCATCCTGTTTTCAAAGGtggagatgatgatgatgaggatgaggatgaaATCTTTGAAAAGTTGGAAGCAACTGTGCTGGTGCCTACAAAACGGCAGTCGCGGAGGAACACACCTGTCCCTAGCAAAGTTAGTGGTGACTCTTCGCCATCATTGCCGGATCTTCAAGAAAAAGGACGTCCTTAA
- the LOC113708562 gene encoding calcium permeable stress-gated cation channel 1-like isoform X1 has protein sequence MATLGDMGLSAAINILSALVFLVAFAILRLQPFNDRVYFPKWYLKGLRSSPTRSGAFVTRFVNLDWRSYLRFLNWMPDALRMPEPELIDHAGLDSAVYLRIYLLGLKIFVPVTLIAWTILVPVNWTNHTLAKSDVNYSEIDLLSISNIPLGSQRFWAHTVMAYAFTFWACYILQQEYAKVARMRLHFIASEKRRPDQFTVLVKNVPPDPDESISETVEHFFLVNHPDHYLTHQVVCNANKLAKLVKEKKRNQNWLDYYQLKYARNQSQRPMMKTGFLGLCGEKVDAIDHQTAEIERLSKEIPEERERVINDPKSIMPAAFVSFKTRWGAAVCAQTQQSSNPTLWLTEWAPEPRDVYWPNLAIPYVSVSIRRLIIGVAFFFLTFFFMIPIAFVQSLANIEYIEKKAPFLKPLIEIKFIKSFIQGFLPGIALKIFLILLPTILMIMSKFEGFLSISGLERRSASRYYIFNIVNVFLGSIIAGTAFQQLNKFIHQSANEIPKTIGVAIPMKATFFITYIMVDGWAGIAAEILRVRPLIIFHLKNFFMVKTEKDRDEAMDPGSLGFDTGEPQIQFYFLLGLVYAVVTPILLPFILVFFGLAYVVFRHQIINVYNQEYESAAAFWPDVHGRIISAMVISQLLLMGLMSTKHAALSTPFLLALPILTISFHLYCKGRYEPAFRRYPLQEAMMKDTLERAKEPNLNLKAYLQNAYIHPVFKGGDDDDEDEDEIFEKLEATVLVPTKRQSRRNTPVPSKVSGDSSPSLPDLQEKGRP, from the exons ATGGCAACGCTTGGGGACATGGGGCTTTCGGCTGCAATTAATATTCTCAGTGCATTGGTTTTCTTAGTAGCATTTGCCATTTTACGGCTTCAACCATTCAATGATAGAGTGTATTTCCCAAAGTGGTATCTTAAGGGTTTGAGAAGCAGTCCAACACGCTCTGGGGCATTTGTAACGAGATTTGTGAATTTGGATTGGAGATCATATCTAAGGTTTTTGAATTGGATGCCTGATGCACTGAGAATGCCAGAACCTGAGCTTATTGACCATGCGGGATTGGATTCTGCAGTTTATTTGCGGATTTATTTACTGGG GCTCAAAATCTTTGTTCCTGTGACATTGATTGCATGGACAATCCTTGTGCCAGTGAACTGGACAAATCACACATTGGCTAAATCAGATGTAAATTACAGCGAGATTGATCTGCTCTCTATTTCAAATATTCCACTTGGATCACAAAG GTTCTGGGCTCATACGGTAATGGCCTATGCCTTCACTTTTTGGGCATGCTATATTTTACAACAAGAATATGCAAAAGTTGCACGCATGCGTCTGCACTTTATTGCCTCTGAAAAGCGACGGCCTGATCAGTTTACA GTCCTTGTTAAAAATGTACCACCAGACCCAGATGAATCAATTAGTGAAACTGTTGAGCACTTTTTCCTTGTGAACCATCCAGATCACTATCTTACTCATCAG GTTGTATGCAATGCCAACAAACTTGCAAAATtggtgaaggaaaaaaaaagaaaccaaaactGGCTTGACTATTACCAATTGAAATATGCTCGAAATCAATCACAACGGCCCATGATGAAG ACTGGTTTTCTTGGCCTTTGTGGTGAAAAAGTGGATGCAATTGATCATCAGACAGCagaaattgaaagattatcaaaagAA ATTCCTGAAGAACGAGAAAGAGTTATAAATGATCCAAAGTCTATTATGCCTGCAGCATTTGTCTCCTTTAAAACTAGGTGGGGTGCTGCTGTTTGTGCTCAAACACAGCAATCAAGTAATCCAACTTTATGGTTGACGGAATGGGCTCCTGAGCCACGCGACGTGTACTGGCCAAACTTGGCCATTCCTTATGTTTCAGTATCAATCAGGAGGCTCATAATTGGTGTCGCTTTCTTTTTCCTCACTTTCTTTTTCATGATACCCATCGCGTTTGTGCAATCCCTTGCAAATATTGAATATATTGAGAAAAAAGCACCATTTTTGAAGCCATTAATTGAGAT TAAGTTCATCAAGTCATTTATCCAAGGTTTTCTACCTGGAATTGCCCTGAAAATCTTCCTCATACTGCTGCCAACTATCTTGATGATAATGTCCAAATTTGAAGGCTTTCTGAGTATATCAGGATTAGAGAGGAGATCAgcatctagatattatattTTCAACATTGTGAATGTTTTCCTTGGCAGTATAATTGCAGGAACTGCATTTCAACAGCTTAATAAATTTATTCACCAGTCAGCAAATGA AATCCCAAAAACAATTGGTGTGGCTATTCCAATGAAAGCAACTTTTTTCATAACTTATATAATGGTTGATGGATGGGCTGGTATCGCTGCAGAGATCTTAAGGGTGAGGCCTTTGATAATTTTCCACCTGAAGAACTTTTTCATGGTGAAGACTGAGAAAGACCGAGATGAAGCAATGGATCCTGGGAGTCTTGGTTTCGACACTGGGGAACCCCAAATACAGTTTTATTTTCTACTAGGCCTTGTGTATGCTGTCGTGACACCAATTCTACTTCCATTCATACTGGTTTTCTTTGGCCTGGCATATGTTGTGTTTCGTCATCAG ATCATAAACGTGTATAATCAAGAGTATGAAAGTGCTGCAGCTTTTTGGCCAGATGTTCATGGGCGTATCATTTCTGCCATGGTCATCTCGCAGCTACTTCTAATGGGGCTGATGAGTACAAAGCATGCTGCTCTGTCCACACCGTTCCTTCTTGCGCTCCCAATTCTGACCATTTCGTTCCATTTATACTGCAAAGGCCGTTATGAACCAGCTTTCCGCAGATATCCCTTACAG GAAGCAATGATGAAAGATACTCTGGAGCGGGCAAAAGAACCAAACCTGAACTTGAAGGCCTACCTCCAGAATGCTTATATTCATCCTGTTTTCAAAGGtggagatgatgatgatgaggatgaggatgaaATCTTTGAAAAGTTGGAAGCAACTGTGCTGGTGCCTACAAAACGGCAGTCGCGGAGGAACACACCTGTCCCTAGCAAAGTTAGTGGTGACTCTTCGCCATCATTGCCGGATCTTCAAGAAAAAGGACGTCCTTAA
- the LOC113707825 gene encoding lysine-specific demethylase JMJ26-like isoform X2 has translation MAVLITKQESVRQYADNEIQMVRGSSGKRPGFPKRRKLVLSFEDEEEDNRVTLLNGEETSNQVKLCQCTELSGGANPKKPSCCQSSESTVENTNFSDELINLGSPRRNMRILSKKRRRKCLDGRGPSKRHPSLSNKKKGCMLQEESEEEEDREDSPGTSSMTKTAINQQRMALDFEVSDDKRNSKDCSNTSEKNKFLQNESIQKGMCEGKKMRTHIGDVNKLNSRKAIGKAQVAQHPPKGRTSDKKNSERNSDSSSSKKVSVSNFFAKGNGDGSDDDWNESKEKPRISTAQVDVQKTEEEFESSDSRRISARHRCATNKKFSFEGDYLFGEWIDDEEDVVLSFEEITVSSYSSYATVKGGSRSTSVPTKGSIKDIKRKQDNNGKGSSVNSSPSSSSSSWKSASICDRKSMDRSSNGNIKVEKKRHVKCHQCQRNDRVTVVPCMKCKEKVYCIQCIKQWYPELSEEEVSETCPHCSRNCNCNLCLHSSGFIKTSQRDLDDSEKVRHLHYLINQLLPILKQIHQEQIEELEMESHIQGVPSFSIEVKRSTFYDDERVYCNHCSTSIVDLHRSCPKCSYELCLNCCREIRKDEFLGSHDRVLYQYVNKGNDYMHGGDPLPGTLDMERARDQVEPVIRWVANDNGSITCAPREMGGCGSCLLELKHLLQEDWISTLEARAQKILDDCKTTHAISWPILQESDPKRLRRAAFREGSCDNYLYCPDSLDVMRQEELFRFRSHWARGEPVIVQNVLEQTSRLSWEPMVMWRALCEHNDSSVSTKMSEVKAIDCLAGCEVEISTRKFFKGYIEGRTYKNFWPEMLKLKDWPPSDKFDDLLPRHCDEFISALPFPEYTDPRVGFLNLAVKLPAHVLKPDLGPKTYIAYGLAEELGRGDSVTKLHCDMSDAVNILTHTAEVVLTDEQRSAIETLKKKHEAQDEKEHFGNLKLNNGSSLENVCQVGMFHDVIKDGNASERSEKAGNILEECVEEQPCSSFSSMEHIDERGGALWDIFRREDVPKLKEYLVKHSTEFRHTYCCPVDQVIHPIHDQSFYLTMEHKRKLKEEYGIEPWTFEQRIGEAVFIPAGCPHQVRNLKSCTKVAADFVSPENLHECLRLTEEFRRLPKNHKAREDKLEVKKMIVHGVNQAVQELEQLTNTSMKTCGFIWE, from the exons ATGGCTGTGTTGATTACAAAGCAGGAAAGTGTAAGGCAATATGCTGATAACGAAATCCAAATGGTCCGTGGGAGTTCTGGAAAAAGGCCTGGTTTCCCCAAAAGGAGAAAGCTTGTACTGAGTTTTGAAGATGAAGAGGAGGATAACAGAGTCACACTACTCAACGGGGAAGAGACCTCAAACCAAGTCAAGCTATGTCAATGTACCGAATTATCTGGTGGTGCAAATCCAAAAAAGCCTAGTTGTTGCCAAAGCAGTGAAAGTACGGTGGAAAATACAAATTTTTCTGATGAACTGATCAATCTGGGATCACCTCGAAGAAACATGAGAATCTTGTCAAAGAAAAGGAGGAGAAAATGCTTAGATGGCAGAGGTCCATCCAAGAGGCATCCTAGTTTGtcaaacaagaaaaaaggtTGCATGCTTCAAGAGGAatcagaagaagaggaagacaGAGAGGACAGTCCAGGAACTTCCTCAATGACCAAAACTGCCATTAATCAGCAAAGAATGGCCTTAGATTTTGAAGTTTCAGATGACAAGAGAAATTCAAAAGATTGTTCGAACACTTCTGAAAAGAATAAATTTCTTCAGAATGAATCTATTCAAAAAGGGATgtgtgaaggaaagaaaatgaggaCGCATATAGGTGATGTGAATAAATTAAATTCCAGAAAAGCCATTGGCAAAGCACAAGTAGCTCAGCACCCACCTAAGGGAAGAACCTCAGATAAGAAGAACTCAGAGAGAAATTCTGATAGTTCAAGTAGTAAAAAAGTTTCTGTATCCAATTTTTTTGCCAAAGGAAATGGGGATGGAAGTGATGATGACTGGAATGAAAGCAAGGAAAAGCCAAGGATATCAACAGCTCAAGTAGATGTTCAAAAAACTGAAGAAGAATTTGAAAGCTCAGATAGTAGAAGAATTTCTGCACGACACCGCTGTGCCACAAACAAGAAATTCAGTTTTGAGGGCGATTATCTTTTTGGAGAATGGATAGATGACGAAGAAGATGTGGTTTTATCATTTGAAGAAATCACTGTAAGTAGTTACTCAAGTTATGCTACAGTGAAAGGAGGTAGCAGATCAACTTCTGTGCCGACAAAGGGAAGTATTAAGGACATAAAAAGAAAACAGGATAACAATGGCAAAGGCTCTTCGGTTAACTCATCTCCTtcctcatcttcctcttcttggaAGTCAGCTTCGATATGTGATAGGAAAAGTATGGACAGATCGTCAAATGGGAACATCAAG GTAGAGAAAAAGCGGCATGTGAAGTGTCATCAGTGCCAGAGGAATGACAGGGTAACAGTTGTCCCTTGCATGAAGTGTAAAGAGAAAGTTTACTGCATACAATGCATTAAGCAATG GTATCCTGAGTTGTCCGAGGAAGAAGTTTCAGAAACATGTCCACATTGCAGTAGAAACTGCAATTGCAATTTATGCTTGCATTCAAGTGGCTTTATTAAG ACATCACAAAGAGATCTGGATGATTCAGAAAAGGTTCGGCATCTTCACTATCTAATCAACCAACTTCTCCCTATTTTAAAACAAATTCATCAGGAGCAAATTGAGGAGCTAGAAATGGAATCCCATATTCAAG GGGTACCATCATTTTCAATTGAAGTAAAACGGTCAACTTTCTATGATGATGAGCGTGTCTACTG CAATCACTGTTCGACCTCAATAGTTGATCTACATCGAAGTTGTCCAAAGTGTTCCTACGAGCTCTGTCTTAATTGTTGTCGTGAGATACGCAAAGATGAGTTTTTAGGAAGTCATGATAGAGTACTTTACCAGTATGTGAATAAAGGCAATGATTATATGCATGGTGGAGATCCACTGCCAGGAACTTTGGATATGGAACGTGCAAGAGACCAGGTTGAACCAGTAATCAGATGGGTTGCCAATGATAATGGAAGTATAACATGTGCTCCAAGAGAAATGGGTGGCTGTGGTAGTTGTCTGCTTGAGCTCAAGCATCTCCTTCAAGAAGATTGGATCTCAACTTTGGAAGCCAGAGcacaaaaaattttagatgATTGCAAAACTACGCATGCAATTTCATGGCCAATTCTCCAGGAATCTGACCCTAAAAGGTTAAGGAGAGCTGCTTTTAGAGAAGGGTCTTGTGACAACTACTTGTACTGCCCAGATTCATTGGATGTCATGAGGCAGGAGGAGCTTTTTCGCTTCCGTAGTCACTGGGCTAGAGGTGAACCAGTGATAGTTCAGAATGTTCTTGAGCAGACAAGTAGATTAAGCTGGGAGCCGATGGTTATGTGGCGCGCATTGTGTGAGCACAATGATTCAAGTGTCAGCACAAAAATGTCAGAAGTCAAGGCTATTGATTGCCTTGCAGGTTGCGAG GTTGAAATCAGCACCCGCAAGTTTTTTAAGGGTTACATAGAAGGAAGAACATATAAGAATTTTTGGCCTGAGATGCTCAAACTCAAGGACTGGCCACCATCTGATAAATTTGACGACCTTTTGCCACGGCATTGTGATGAGTTCATCAGTGCATTGCCATTTCCAGAATACACAGACCCGCGAGTTGGTTTCCTGAATTTGGCCGTGAAGCTACCTGCTCATGTCTTGAAACCTGATCTAGGCCCAAAGACTTACATAGCATATGGACTTGCAGAAGAACTGGGAAGAGGGGATTCTGTAACCAAACTTCATTGCGATATGTCAGATGCG GTAAATATTTTGACTCACACAGCAGAAGTAGTATTAACTGATGAGCAACGTTCTGCAATTGAGACTTTGAAGAAGAAACATGAAGCGCAGGATGAAAAAGAAcattttggaaatttgaaattgaataATGGCTCTAGCTTAGAGAATGTTTGTCAGGTTGGGATGTTTCATGATGTAATAAAAGACGGGAACGCATCTGAAAGGAGTGAAAAAGCAGGAAATATCTTGGAAGAATGTGTAGAAGAACAACCTTGTTCTAGTTTTTCATCCATGGAACATATAGATGAAAGAGGTGGTGCTCTGTGGGACATTTTCAGGAGAGAAGATGTACCCAAACTGAAAGAATATCTTGTAAAACATTCAACAGAATTTAGGCACACTTACTGCTGTCCAGTTGATCAG GTTATTCATCCAATTCATGACCAGTCGTTC
- the LOC113707825 gene encoding lysine-specific demethylase JMJ26-like isoform X1 → MAVLITKQESVRQYADNEIQMVRGSSGKRPGFPKRRKLVLSFEDEEEDNRVTLLNGEETSNQVKLCQCTELSGGANPKKPSCCQSSESTVENTNFSDELINLGSPRRNMRILSKKRRRKCLDGRGPSKRHPSLSNKKKGCMLQEESEEEEDREDSPGTSSMTKTAINQQRMALDFEVSDDKRNSKDCSNTSEKNKFLQNESIQKGMCEGKKMRTHIGDVNKLNSRKAIGKAQVAQHPPKGRTSDKKNSERNSDSSSSKKVSVSNFFAKGNGDGSDDDWNESKEKPRISTAQVDVQKTEEEFESSDSRRISARHRCATNKKFSFEGDYLFGEWIDDEEDVVLSFEEITVSSYSSYATVKGGSRSTSVPTKGSIKDIKRKQDNNGKGSSVNSSPSSSSSSWKSASICDRKSMDRSSNGNIKQVEKKRHVKCHQCQRNDRVTVVPCMKCKEKVYCIQCIKQWYPELSEEEVSETCPHCSRNCNCNLCLHSSGFIKTSQRDLDDSEKVRHLHYLINQLLPILKQIHQEQIEELEMESHIQGVPSFSIEVKRSTFYDDERVYCNHCSTSIVDLHRSCPKCSYELCLNCCREIRKDEFLGSHDRVLYQYVNKGNDYMHGGDPLPGTLDMERARDQVEPVIRWVANDNGSITCAPREMGGCGSCLLELKHLLQEDWISTLEARAQKILDDCKTTHAISWPILQESDPKRLRRAAFREGSCDNYLYCPDSLDVMRQEELFRFRSHWARGEPVIVQNVLEQTSRLSWEPMVMWRALCEHNDSSVSTKMSEVKAIDCLAGCEVEISTRKFFKGYIEGRTYKNFWPEMLKLKDWPPSDKFDDLLPRHCDEFISALPFPEYTDPRVGFLNLAVKLPAHVLKPDLGPKTYIAYGLAEELGRGDSVTKLHCDMSDAVNILTHTAEVVLTDEQRSAIETLKKKHEAQDEKEHFGNLKLNNGSSLENVCQVGMFHDVIKDGNASERSEKAGNILEECVEEQPCSSFSSMEHIDERGGALWDIFRREDVPKLKEYLVKHSTEFRHTYCCPVDQVIHPIHDQSFYLTMEHKRKLKEEYGIEPWTFEQRIGEAVFIPAGCPHQVRNLKSCTKVAADFVSPENLHECLRLTEEFRRLPKNHKAREDKLEVKKMIVHGVNQAVQELEQLTNTSMKTCGFIWE, encoded by the exons ATGGCTGTGTTGATTACAAAGCAGGAAAGTGTAAGGCAATATGCTGATAACGAAATCCAAATGGTCCGTGGGAGTTCTGGAAAAAGGCCTGGTTTCCCCAAAAGGAGAAAGCTTGTACTGAGTTTTGAAGATGAAGAGGAGGATAACAGAGTCACACTACTCAACGGGGAAGAGACCTCAAACCAAGTCAAGCTATGTCAATGTACCGAATTATCTGGTGGTGCAAATCCAAAAAAGCCTAGTTGTTGCCAAAGCAGTGAAAGTACGGTGGAAAATACAAATTTTTCTGATGAACTGATCAATCTGGGATCACCTCGAAGAAACATGAGAATCTTGTCAAAGAAAAGGAGGAGAAAATGCTTAGATGGCAGAGGTCCATCCAAGAGGCATCCTAGTTTGtcaaacaagaaaaaaggtTGCATGCTTCAAGAGGAatcagaagaagaggaagacaGAGAGGACAGTCCAGGAACTTCCTCAATGACCAAAACTGCCATTAATCAGCAAAGAATGGCCTTAGATTTTGAAGTTTCAGATGACAAGAGAAATTCAAAAGATTGTTCGAACACTTCTGAAAAGAATAAATTTCTTCAGAATGAATCTATTCAAAAAGGGATgtgtgaaggaaagaaaatgaggaCGCATATAGGTGATGTGAATAAATTAAATTCCAGAAAAGCCATTGGCAAAGCACAAGTAGCTCAGCACCCACCTAAGGGAAGAACCTCAGATAAGAAGAACTCAGAGAGAAATTCTGATAGTTCAAGTAGTAAAAAAGTTTCTGTATCCAATTTTTTTGCCAAAGGAAATGGGGATGGAAGTGATGATGACTGGAATGAAAGCAAGGAAAAGCCAAGGATATCAACAGCTCAAGTAGATGTTCAAAAAACTGAAGAAGAATTTGAAAGCTCAGATAGTAGAAGAATTTCTGCACGACACCGCTGTGCCACAAACAAGAAATTCAGTTTTGAGGGCGATTATCTTTTTGGAGAATGGATAGATGACGAAGAAGATGTGGTTTTATCATTTGAAGAAATCACTGTAAGTAGTTACTCAAGTTATGCTACAGTGAAAGGAGGTAGCAGATCAACTTCTGTGCCGACAAAGGGAAGTATTAAGGACATAAAAAGAAAACAGGATAACAATGGCAAAGGCTCTTCGGTTAACTCATCTCCTtcctcatcttcctcttcttggaAGTCAGCTTCGATATGTGATAGGAAAAGTATGGACAGATCGTCAAATGGGAACATCAAG CAGGTAGAGAAAAAGCGGCATGTGAAGTGTCATCAGTGCCAGAGGAATGACAGGGTAACAGTTGTCCCTTGCATGAAGTGTAAAGAGAAAGTTTACTGCATACAATGCATTAAGCAATG GTATCCTGAGTTGTCCGAGGAAGAAGTTTCAGAAACATGTCCACATTGCAGTAGAAACTGCAATTGCAATTTATGCTTGCATTCAAGTGGCTTTATTAAG ACATCACAAAGAGATCTGGATGATTCAGAAAAGGTTCGGCATCTTCACTATCTAATCAACCAACTTCTCCCTATTTTAAAACAAATTCATCAGGAGCAAATTGAGGAGCTAGAAATGGAATCCCATATTCAAG GGGTACCATCATTTTCAATTGAAGTAAAACGGTCAACTTTCTATGATGATGAGCGTGTCTACTG CAATCACTGTTCGACCTCAATAGTTGATCTACATCGAAGTTGTCCAAAGTGTTCCTACGAGCTCTGTCTTAATTGTTGTCGTGAGATACGCAAAGATGAGTTTTTAGGAAGTCATGATAGAGTACTTTACCAGTATGTGAATAAAGGCAATGATTATATGCATGGTGGAGATCCACTGCCAGGAACTTTGGATATGGAACGTGCAAGAGACCAGGTTGAACCAGTAATCAGATGGGTTGCCAATGATAATGGAAGTATAACATGTGCTCCAAGAGAAATGGGTGGCTGTGGTAGTTGTCTGCTTGAGCTCAAGCATCTCCTTCAAGAAGATTGGATCTCAACTTTGGAAGCCAGAGcacaaaaaattttagatgATTGCAAAACTACGCATGCAATTTCATGGCCAATTCTCCAGGAATCTGACCCTAAAAGGTTAAGGAGAGCTGCTTTTAGAGAAGGGTCTTGTGACAACTACTTGTACTGCCCAGATTCATTGGATGTCATGAGGCAGGAGGAGCTTTTTCGCTTCCGTAGTCACTGGGCTAGAGGTGAACCAGTGATAGTTCAGAATGTTCTTGAGCAGACAAGTAGATTAAGCTGGGAGCCGATGGTTATGTGGCGCGCATTGTGTGAGCACAATGATTCAAGTGTCAGCACAAAAATGTCAGAAGTCAAGGCTATTGATTGCCTTGCAGGTTGCGAG GTTGAAATCAGCACCCGCAAGTTTTTTAAGGGTTACATAGAAGGAAGAACATATAAGAATTTTTGGCCTGAGATGCTCAAACTCAAGGACTGGCCACCATCTGATAAATTTGACGACCTTTTGCCACGGCATTGTGATGAGTTCATCAGTGCATTGCCATTTCCAGAATACACAGACCCGCGAGTTGGTTTCCTGAATTTGGCCGTGAAGCTACCTGCTCATGTCTTGAAACCTGATCTAGGCCCAAAGACTTACATAGCATATGGACTTGCAGAAGAACTGGGAAGAGGGGATTCTGTAACCAAACTTCATTGCGATATGTCAGATGCG GTAAATATTTTGACTCACACAGCAGAAGTAGTATTAACTGATGAGCAACGTTCTGCAATTGAGACTTTGAAGAAGAAACATGAAGCGCAGGATGAAAAAGAAcattttggaaatttgaaattgaataATGGCTCTAGCTTAGAGAATGTTTGTCAGGTTGGGATGTTTCATGATGTAATAAAAGACGGGAACGCATCTGAAAGGAGTGAAAAAGCAGGAAATATCTTGGAAGAATGTGTAGAAGAACAACCTTGTTCTAGTTTTTCATCCATGGAACATATAGATGAAAGAGGTGGTGCTCTGTGGGACATTTTCAGGAGAGAAGATGTACCCAAACTGAAAGAATATCTTGTAAAACATTCAACAGAATTTAGGCACACTTACTGCTGTCCAGTTGATCAG GTTATTCATCCAATTCATGACCAGTCGTTC